A region of Aliivibrio fischeri DNA encodes the following proteins:
- a CDS encoding YijD family membrane protein, giving the protein MTHENSRNERKTLVLSVVAGLCLNAVWVGLTVTEVAFSIFPIIALVLAAQGLYQEYLRPPVSEDTPLIAVACFFVGLFGHSALVKAQYPEAGSNFFSILVALALLLWIGVKMGILKKKDTHTEI; this is encoded by the coding sequence ATGACACATGAAAATAGTAGAAATGAACGAAAGACATTAGTGCTATCAGTGGTGGCAGGTCTTTGTTTAAATGCCGTTTGGGTTGGATTAACAGTAACTGAAGTTGCTTTCTCAATTTTTCCGATTATTGCATTGGTTCTAGCGGCTCAAGGTTTATATCAAGAATACTTACGACCGCCAGTGAGTGAAGATACTCCGCTTATTGCAGTGGCTTGTTTTTTTGTAGGATTGTTTGGTCATTCAGCATTAGTAAAAGCACAATACCCAGAAGCGGGTTCTAATTTCTTTTCGATTCTAGTTGCTCTGGCTTTGTTACTTTGGATTGGTGTAAAAATGGGTATTTTGAAAAAGAAAGATACTCACACAGAAATATAA
- the trmA gene encoding tRNA (uridine(54)-C5)-methyltransferase TrmA translates to MTQSVMNPENYQVQLDEKAEALSAMFSEFNVPELEVFSSPAENYRMRAEFRVWHEGDEMYYVMFNQETKEKYRVDYFLPASRLINDLMPLLTEAVKESKTLRYKMFQVDFLSTLSGEILVSMLYHRQLDDAWKEEAKALKQRLNDEGFNLNIIGRARKMKIVLDQEFVIEKLKVNDDILTYKQVENSFTQPNGIVAQKMLEWAVDCTQNSQGDLLELYCGNGNFSLALAKNFDRVLATELAKPSVDSAQYNIAANNIDNVQIIRMSAEDFTDAMEGKREFRRLKDQNIDLKSYNCNTIFVDPPRSGMDEGTCKMVQGYERIMYISCNPETLKENLEILSQTHNITRFALFDQFPYTHHMEAGVFLERK, encoded by the coding sequence ATGACACAATCAGTCATGAACCCAGAAAATTATCAAGTACAGTTAGATGAAAAAGCAGAAGCACTCTCTGCTATGTTTTCTGAATTTAATGTTCCAGAACTGGAAGTCTTTTCCTCTCCTGCTGAAAACTACCGCATGCGTGCTGAATTTCGTGTGTGGCATGAAGGTGACGAAATGTATTACGTCATGTTCAACCAAGAAACCAAAGAAAAATACCGTGTTGATTACTTCTTACCTGCAAGCCGTTTAATTAACGATTTGATGCCATTACTAACAGAAGCAGTAAAAGAAAGTAAAACACTTCGCTATAAAATGTTCCAAGTGGATTTCTTATCGACGCTTAGTGGCGAAATTTTGGTGTCGATGCTTTATCACCGTCAACTAGATGATGCTTGGAAAGAAGAAGCAAAAGCATTAAAACAACGTCTGAATGATGAAGGTTTTAACCTAAATATCATTGGTCGAGCACGTAAAATGAAAATCGTTTTAGACCAAGAGTTTGTTATTGAAAAACTTAAAGTTAATGACGACATCTTAACGTATAAGCAAGTTGAGAATAGCTTTACACAACCAAACGGCATTGTTGCTCAAAAAATGCTGGAATGGGCAGTGGATTGTACGCAAAACAGTCAAGGCGACCTACTTGAATTATATTGTGGTAACGGTAACTTCTCATTGGCATTAGCGAAAAACTTTGATCGTGTTTTAGCAACCGAATTAGCTAAACCATCTGTTGATTCTGCTCAATACAACATTGCAGCAAATAACATTGATAATGTACAAATCATTCGAATGTCAGCTGAAGATTTTACTGATGCTATGGAAGGTAAACGTGAATTTAGACGCTTAAAAGATCAAAACATCGATTTAAAAAGCTATAACTGCAACACTATCTTTGTTGATCCACCTCGTTCTGGAATGGATGAAGGGACTTGTAAGATGGTTCAAGGTTACGAGCGTATTATGTACATCTCTTGTAATCCTGAAACGCTAAAAGAAAACTTAGAAATTTTAAGCCAAACACACAACATTACGCGTTTTGCTTTATTTGACCAGTTCCCATATACACACCATATGGAAGCAGGCGTTTTCTTAGAAAGAAAATAA
- a CDS encoding class I SAM-dependent methyltransferase: MTNLGHKIPSRLLQPLWLRSRESMIDNGLIYDPIAAAACQRCHLSAECLSGDIDQKQLLHATLTVQCDQQVSKFLKSNPSGWVVNVGAGLDTRFYRLDNGRCHWLELDINENLLWRQKLFHTNERYYLRCGSVGDDHWIDELPVPNNVPVMIVCEQALLDCTKTQLSKFIQLLGRRFNHAEALFVVAGDRCNTMIGKKLGSVEYQHGLYQPKHDFTGWLPWIENLSVTSPIEHNCTRWKAWQRWLVKFPLFKHRVTPLLIHMNW, encoded by the coding sequence ATGACGAACCTCGGCCATAAAATTCCTTCACGTTTATTACAACCTCTTTGGTTAAGAAGCCGTGAAAGTATGATCGACAATGGGCTCATTTATGACCCTATTGCTGCAGCGGCTTGTCAGCGCTGTCACCTTTCTGCTGAATGTCTCTCTGGAGATATAGACCAAAAACAGCTTCTTCACGCAACTTTGACGGTTCAGTGTGATCAACAAGTTTCTAAATTTCTAAAATCAAATCCATCAGGCTGGGTTGTTAATGTTGGCGCAGGCTTAGATACACGTTTTTATCGTTTAGATAATGGACGTTGTCATTGGCTTGAGCTTGATATTAATGAAAATTTGCTTTGGCGCCAAAAACTCTTCCATACCAATGAGCGATATTATTTACGTTGCGGCTCTGTTGGTGACGATCACTGGATTGATGAGCTTCCTGTGCCTAATAATGTGCCTGTCATGATTGTGTGTGAGCAAGCTTTGTTAGATTGCACTAAAACTCAACTATCTAAATTTATCCAACTGCTTGGCCGTCGTTTTAATCATGCAGAAGCGTTATTCGTTGTTGCAGGGGATCGCTGCAATACCATGATAGGCAAAAAGCTTGGTAGTGTTGAATACCAACATGGTTTATATCAACCTAAACATGATTTTACTGGATGGTTACCATGGATTGAAAATCTATCCGTTACTTCACCGATAGAGCATAACTGTACTCGTTGGAAGGCATGGCAGCGTTGGTTGGTTAAGTTCCCATTATTTAAGCACCGGGTTACTCCTTTGCTGATCCATATGAATTGGTAA
- the lexA gene encoding transcriptional repressor LexA — MKPLTARQQEVFDLIKAKIDDTGMPPTRAEIARELGFRSANAAEEHLKALARKQVIEIIPGASRGIRILLQDADHHDEELGVPLIGQVAAGEPILAQEHVESHYKVDPGMFKPQADFLLRVNGESMKDIGIMDGDLLAVHKTQDVRDGQVVVARVDDDVTVKRLERKGSMVFLHAENEEFSPIEVDLTSQSLSIEGLAVGVIRSTTWM, encoded by the coding sequence ATGAAGCCGCTAACGGCAAGACAGCAAGAAGTCTTTGATCTTATCAAAGCAAAAATTGATGATACTGGCATGCCACCAACACGTGCAGAAATTGCTCGTGAGTTGGGATTTCGTTCAGCGAATGCGGCGGAAGAGCACTTAAAGGCATTAGCTCGTAAGCAGGTGATAGAAATTATTCCTGGTGCATCTCGTGGAATACGTATTCTACTGCAAGATGCAGATCATCATGATGAAGAACTGGGTGTTCCACTCATTGGTCAAGTTGCAGCAGGGGAGCCGATTCTTGCTCAAGAGCATGTTGAGAGCCACTATAAAGTTGATCCTGGAATGTTTAAGCCACAAGCTGATTTCTTATTACGCGTGAACGGCGAAAGCATGAAAGACATTGGAATTATGGATGGTGATTTACTTGCGGTTCATAAAACTCAAGACGTTCGCGATGGTCAAGTCGTTGTTGCTCGTGTTGATGATGATGTAACGGTAAAACGCTTAGAGCGTAAAGGCTCTATGGTATTTCTTCATGCCGAAAATGAAGAATTTTCACCAATTGAAGTGGATTTAACTTCTCAAAGTTTAAGTATTGAAGGTCTTGCTGTTGGTGTGATCAGAAGTACAACTTGGATGTAA
- the dinF gene encoding MATE family efflux transporter DinF, which produces MWHSLRNLSLHRQVLALAIPMVLSNITIPLLGLIDAAVIGHLEHAWYLGGVAVGGTMISVTFWLLGFLRMATTGLTAQAYGAENKNALSQTFSQGIFLALCFSFILLLFHQPLSQIIFSFSDASAEVKHYAEQYFSIRIWSAPAALSNLVIMGWLLGTQNARYPMWLVIITNSINIILDLLFVVGFHWKVEGAALASVIADYSSLVIGLWFVLKQSNKLVLPSFIMSLSDLLSGFKRLLNLNRDIFLRSLCLQACFTFMTFQGASLGVDIVAANAVLMSFLMMISYGMDGFAYAMEAMVGKAIGAKSRTQLADSLIGTTFWSLVISSLLSLVFGVFGYQLIAMISSIEDVQKTALIYLPWLIAMPLVSMWCFLLDGIFVGATKGSEMRNSMFIAMITFFSVWWLMQDNGNHALWAAMISFMAMRGLSLAVTFYYQWKKAIFLS; this is translated from the coding sequence ATGTGGCATTCATTAAGAAACCTTTCATTACATCGGCAAGTGCTAGCATTAGCTATACCAATGGTGTTATCAAATATCACCATTCCTTTATTAGGATTAATTGATGCTGCAGTTATTGGGCATTTAGAACATGCATGGTATTTAGGTGGTGTAGCGGTGGGCGGCACGATGATCAGCGTAACATTCTGGTTATTGGGTTTTCTTCGCATGGCAACAACAGGATTAACAGCTCAAGCTTATGGTGCAGAAAATAAAAATGCGCTGAGCCAGACGTTTTCTCAAGGCATTTTTCTTGCTCTGTGCTTCTCTTTTATTTTACTGCTTTTTCATCAGCCACTTTCTCAGATCATTTTTTCATTCAGTGACGCCTCTGCTGAAGTGAAGCACTATGCCGAGCAATATTTTTCTATTCGTATATGGAGTGCACCTGCCGCATTGAGTAATTTGGTTATCATGGGCTGGCTACTTGGAACGCAAAATGCTCGTTATCCTATGTGGCTGGTTATCATAACCAATAGCATTAATATTATTCTCGATCTTTTATTTGTGGTTGGCTTTCATTGGAAAGTTGAAGGTGCAGCACTTGCTTCCGTTATTGCCGATTATTCTTCATTAGTAATCGGTTTGTGGTTTGTCTTAAAACAGAGTAATAAGCTCGTGTTACCTAGCTTTATTATGTCGCTATCTGATTTATTATCGGGTTTTAAGCGTCTCTTGAATTTAAATCGAGATATATTCTTACGTTCTCTGTGCTTACAAGCTTGCTTTACTTTTATGACGTTTCAAGGAGCATCATTAGGTGTAGATATTGTTGCTGCAAATGCAGTATTAATGAGCTTCTTAATGATGATTTCTTATGGTATGGATGGGTTTGCTTATGCAATGGAGGCAATGGTAGGAAAGGCGATTGGAGCAAAAAGTAGAACTCAGCTAGCGGATTCTCTTATTGGTACGACTTTTTGGAGTTTAGTGATAAGTAGCTTACTCAGTTTGGTATTTGGTGTATTTGGTTATCAGTTAATCGCAATGATATCTTCAATTGAAGATGTGCAAAAAACAGCGTTGATTTATTTGCCTTGGTTAATTGCCATGCCATTGGTATCAATGTGGTGTTTCTTGTTGGATGGTATTTTTGTTGGAGCAACCAAAGGCTCTGAGATGAGAAATTCCATGTTTATCGCCATGATAACCTTCTTCTCTGTTTGGTGGTTAATGCAAGATAACGGAAATCATGCGCTTTGGGCGGCTATGATTTCATTTATGGCAATGCGGGGGTTGAGTTTGGCTGTGACATTCTATTATCAATGGAAAAAAGCAATTTTCCTATCATAG
- the fabR gene encoding HTH-type transcriptional repressor FabR has product MSAKGVRAQQKERTRRTIIDAAFCLLCAERGFTSLSLREVTREAGIAPTSFYRHFKDMDELGLTLVDEGGLILRQLMRQARQRIVVEGSVIRTSVETFMEFIEGSPNVFRLLLRERSGTSPAFRAAVAREIQHFVAELTEYLVATTGVAREEALVQAEASVTLVFSSGAEALDLDSASRTELSERLIFQLRMLSKGAYWYRKENEK; this is encoded by the coding sequence GTGAGTGCAAAAGGCGTTCGTGCTCAACAAAAAGAAAGAACTCGAAGAACCATTATTGACGCTGCATTTTGCCTATTATGTGCCGAGCGAGGTTTTACAAGCTTAAGCTTACGAGAAGTTACTCGAGAAGCTGGAATTGCTCCAACGTCTTTTTATCGACACTTTAAAGATATGGATGAGTTAGGCCTAACTCTAGTAGATGAAGGTGGTTTGATATTACGTCAATTAATGAGACAGGCTCGTCAACGTATCGTAGTTGAAGGGAGTGTCATTAGAACTTCCGTTGAAACTTTCATGGAGTTTATTGAGGGAAGCCCTAACGTCTTTCGCTTATTACTACGTGAACGCTCAGGAACATCACCCGCTTTTCGTGCCGCGGTAGCAAGAGAAATCCAACACTTTGTTGCGGAACTTACCGAATATTTAGTTGCCACAACAGGGGTAGCTCGTGAAGAAGCATTGGTTCAGGCTGAAGCATCGGTAACGCTTGTATTTAGCTCAGGGGCAGAGGCATTAGATTTAGACTCGGCATCACGAACTGAATTATCTGAGCGACTGATTTTTCAATTACGAATGCTCTCTAAAGGGGCCTACTGGTACCGTAAAGAGAATGAAAAATAG
- the sthA gene encoding Si-specific NAD(P)(+) transhydrogenase yields the protein MTNSTPIRSTHFDAIVIGSGPGGEGAAMGLTKANLNVAIIEREPSVGGGCTHWGTIPSKALRHAVSRIIEFNSNPLYCKNNTSLHSTFSDILGHAKSVIDKQTRMRQGFYDRNQCSLIFGEASFVEKNTVAVTTKDGSIETYTADKFIIATGSRPYRPEGINFNHSRVYDSDSILSLKHDPRHIIIYGAGVIGSEYASIFRGLGVKVDLVNTRDRLLSFLDNEMSDALSYHFWNSGIVTRNDENFEHIEANDDGVIMHLESGKKMKADCILFANGRTGNTDKLNLSAVGLEADSRGQLKVNDNYQTDVEHIYAVGDVIGYPSLASAAYDQGRFTAQAITKGKAEARLIDHIPTGIYTIPEISSVGKTEQELTAAKVPYEVGRSSFKHLARAQIAGKDIGSLKILFHRETKEILGIHCFGERAAEIIHIGQAIMEQKGEANTIEYFVNTTFNYPTMAEAYRVAALNGLNRLF from the coding sequence ATGACTAATTCAACCCCAATACGTTCAACCCATTTTGATGCCATTGTAATTGGTAGTGGCCCAGGGGGTGAAGGGGCTGCAATGGGTCTAACTAAAGCCAACTTAAATGTCGCAATTATTGAAAGAGAACCAAGTGTCGGTGGCGGTTGTACACACTGGGGAACCATTCCATCGAAAGCACTTCGTCATGCCGTTAGCCGTATTATCGAGTTTAACTCAAACCCTCTTTACTGTAAGAATAATACCAGTCTTCATTCTACTTTTTCGGATATTTTAGGTCATGCGAAAAGTGTAATAGATAAGCAAACTCGTATGAGACAAGGGTTCTACGATCGCAACCAATGCTCACTCATCTTTGGAGAAGCGAGTTTCGTAGAAAAAAATACCGTTGCTGTTACAACAAAAGATGGCTCCATTGAAACCTACACAGCAGATAAATTTATTATTGCTACAGGCTCTCGTCCATATCGTCCTGAAGGCATTAATTTTAACCATAGTCGTGTTTATGACAGCGACTCTATCTTATCTCTTAAACACGATCCTCGTCATATCATTATTTACGGTGCAGGTGTCATTGGAAGTGAATACGCTTCTATTTTTCGAGGGTTAGGTGTAAAGGTTGATTTAGTTAATACTCGAGATCGCCTACTTTCCTTTTTAGATAATGAAATGTCAGATGCGCTTTCCTACCATTTTTGGAACAGTGGTATCGTCACTCGCAATGATGAAAATTTTGAGCACATCGAAGCAAATGATGACGGTGTAATCATGCATTTAGAATCAGGCAAAAAAATGAAAGCCGATTGCATACTTTTTGCAAATGGACGAACAGGTAATACGGACAAGCTAAACCTTTCAGCGGTTGGTCTTGAAGCTGATTCTCGTGGTCAATTAAAAGTAAATGATAATTACCAAACAGACGTCGAGCACATTTATGCGGTTGGTGATGTGATTGGGTACCCAAGCTTAGCCAGTGCAGCTTATGACCAAGGGCGATTTACCGCTCAAGCCATTACCAAAGGAAAAGCAGAAGCTAGGCTCATTGATCATATTCCTACTGGAATTTACACCATTCCAGAAATTAGCTCTGTAGGAAAAACAGAGCAAGAACTTACCGCAGCAAAAGTACCTTACGAGGTTGGCCGCTCATCATTTAAACATTTAGCACGAGCACAAATTGCTGGTAAAGATATCGGTAGTCTAAAAATATTATTCCACCGTGAAACCAAAGAAATATTGGGCATTCATTGCTTTGGTGAACGTGCGGCTGAAATCATTCATATCGGTCAAGCCATTATGGAGCAAAAAGGCGAAGCCAACACTATTGAGTATTTTGTTAATACTACATTTAACTACCCTACAATGGCTGAAGCTTATCGAGTAGCCGCTCTCAATGGTCTAAATCGATTATTCTAA